In the Deinococcus malanensis genome, one interval contains:
- a CDS encoding RrF2 family transcriptional regulator, with translation MWVSTKAQYGLRALIEIGRRDGEAVPLKDVSERQGISQHYLEQIASNLRRAGFIKSIRGAHGGYRLSRPAADISAYDVVTAMEGSLAPVSCVEDDHTCDHQNVCGTQNLWHRVDAALKDVLGSTTLADLIVESEQLQHARLVQLDPHYPSA, from the coding sequence ACAGTATGGCCTTCGCGCCCTGATCGAGATCGGCCGCCGCGACGGTGAGGCCGTGCCGCTCAAGGACGTGTCCGAACGTCAGGGCATCAGCCAGCACTACCTGGAGCAGATTGCCAGCAACCTGCGCCGGGCCGGATTTATCAAGAGCATCCGTGGGGCGCACGGTGGCTACCGGCTGTCGCGGCCGGCCGCTGATATCAGCGCCTATGACGTGGTCACCGCCATGGAAGGCAGCCTGGCGCCGGTGTCCTGCGTGGAAGACGACCATACCTGCGACCATCAGAACGTCTGCGGCACCCAGAACCTGTGGCACCGTGTGGACGCGGCCCTCAAAGACGTGCTGGGCAGCACCACCCTAGCCGACCTGATCGTGGAGAGCGAGCAGCTTCAGCATGCCCGCCTGGTGCAGCTCGACCCCCATTATCCCAGCGCCTGA